In Magnetospirillum sp. WYHS-4, a single genomic region encodes these proteins:
- the accC gene encoding acetyl-CoA carboxylase biotin carboxylase subunit, translating to MFEKVLIANRGEIALRIHRACREMGIRTVAVHSTADADAMHVRLADEAICIGPPPARDSYLNQKAILTAATITNAEAIHPGYGFLSENADFVQKVEEHGFTFIGPSSQHIRLMGDKIAAKRAVMEAGIPVVPGSDGGLRDVDHAVEVAAQIGYPVLIKATAGGGGRGMKVAKGPDELRTAYQMAVSEATAAFGNGEVYMEKYLAKPRHIEIQILADHHGNVVHLGERDCSLQRRHQKLLEEAPSPALNESQRQQIGELAADAIRKIGYHSVGTIEFLYEGGRFYFIEMNTRLQVEHPVTEMVTRLDLVREMVRVASGAPLGYTQEDIRLAGHAIECRINAENPDTFVPSPGTVGAYHAPGGLGVRVDSALYTGYRVPPTYDSMIAKLIVHGANRNECLMRLRRALEEFVIDGLETSIPLHQRLITDPDFQNGNYDIHWLEKFVGKKT from the coding sequence ATGTTCGAAAAGGTCCTGATCGCCAACCGGGGCGAGATCGCCCTTCGCATCCACCGCGCCTGCCGCGAGATGGGCATCCGCACGGTGGCCGTCCATTCGACGGCGGATGCCGACGCCATGCATGTGCGCCTGGCCGATGAGGCCATCTGCATCGGCCCGCCGCCGGCCCGCGACAGCTACCTGAACCAAAAGGCGATCCTGACCGCGGCGACGATCACCAACGCCGAGGCCATCCATCCCGGCTACGGTTTTCTTTCCGAGAACGCCGACTTCGTGCAGAAGGTGGAGGAACACGGCTTCACCTTCATCGGCCCCTCGTCCCAGCATATCCGCCTGATGGGCGACAAGATCGCCGCCAAGCGGGCGGTGATGGAGGCTGGGATTCCGGTCGTGCCGGGTTCTGACGGCGGGCTGCGGGACGTCGATCACGCGGTCGAGGTGGCCGCCCAGATCGGCTATCCGGTGCTCATCAAGGCCACGGCCGGCGGCGGTGGGCGCGGCATGAAGGTGGCCAAGGGGCCCGACGAGTTGCGCACCGCCTACCAGATGGCGGTCAGCGAGGCCACGGCGGCCTTCGGAAACGGCGAAGTCTACATGGAGAAGTACCTCGCCAAGCCGCGCCACATCGAGATCCAGATCCTGGCCGACCACCATGGCAACGTGGTGCACCTGGGAGAGCGCGACTGCTCCCTGCAGCGCCGCCATCAGAAGCTTCTGGAGGAGGCGCCGTCCCCGGCGCTCAACGAATCCCAGCGCCAGCAGATCGGCGAGTTGGCGGCCGACGCGATTCGCAAGATCGGCTACCACAGCGTCGGTACCATCGAGTTCCTGTACGAGGGCGGCCGCTTCTACTTCATCGAGATGAATACCCGCCTGCAGGTCGAGCATCCGGTGACCGAGATGGTCACCCGCCTCGATCTGGTGCGCGAGATGGTGCGCGTCGCCTCGGGCGCCCCCCTGGGCTACACCCAGGAGGATATACGATTGGCCGGCCACGCCATCGAATGTCGCATCAACGCGGAGAATCCGGATACTTTCGTGCCTTCCCCGGGCACCGTGGGGGCGTACCATGCGCCGGGCGGACTTGGGGTGCGTGTCGATTCCGCGCTTTATACCGGCTACCGGGTGCCGCCCACCTACGACAGCATGATCGCCAAGCTGATCGTGCACGGCGCCAACCGCAACGAATGCCTGATGAGGCTACGCCGGGCCCTGGAGGAATTCGTCATCGATGGCCTGGAAACCTCCATCCCGCTGCACCAGCGCCTGATTACCGACCCGGACTTCCAGAACGGCAACTACGATATCCATTGGCT